The proteins below come from a single Streptomyces sp. SCSIO 75703 genomic window:
- a CDS encoding helix-turn-helix transcriptional regulator yields the protein MLEPSRRGTDGEAFGPWLKRQLRRADMSQADLALRLGKTRAAVSAWVNDRAEPREETKALIADILGTDLASVVTRTVDVPVERPVRWHHRPAHADGGREYGNAAAFAFDADLSVLAREATQNSLDERHDPRTPVRVHYTLHELDGAPLDAFLAALRWDALLPHYEEAAKGDRKVSRSLRSALDDLSRERRLRVLRVDDHNAAGLTGAEYGDGRFAAVVRRQLDSHKVAAGRAGGSYGLGKATLWATSRLGLVLVNSTLSEPHEGRTEGRVIGRVDLPWHEVDGVAYAGPAWLGEPDTDPEHRGVSRSWWADADTLRSLHLERTGDSPGTSFLIVGAHDASGDTESLQDMHDKIVRSLANDFWAAMIGGRSAAPLLDARVTTLRNGEVYLPEQQVDPHHHHPALSRALQAYLDGDTVEELTTAGQVVRADVPLIVTPLKDIGRSRDKGREHLATLLLTPADENDTHVNRVVCMRGSRMTITELRPRDLPLGTPSFQAVLLAGYATGRDGEDVALAEAFLRASEPPEHDRWDRTEELTTTYQRGAPTRLKEFRAAIDRTVRDLVGRREIARTGGPAVLRELLRLDSPGQGGARRTQSFPTVRNVDARVDDRGAWHVTVHLRLPEADDPWVLAPVAKFDVRSGGRPAVEWEMLVGSETCRAENGTIVVEPGVRAAVFSAVTDPTTHPVRAGYARLTVDVPKARGGAA from the coding sequence ATGCTCGAACCGTCGCGGCGGGGGACCGACGGCGAGGCCTTCGGTCCCTGGTTGAAGCGCCAGTTGCGCCGAGCCGACATGTCCCAGGCCGATCTGGCGCTGCGGCTCGGCAAGACCCGGGCCGCCGTCTCCGCCTGGGTCAACGACCGCGCCGAACCACGGGAGGAGACCAAGGCGCTGATCGCCGACATCCTCGGCACCGACCTGGCCTCCGTCGTGACCCGCACCGTGGACGTCCCCGTCGAGCGACCGGTGCGCTGGCACCACCGCCCGGCCCACGCCGACGGCGGTCGGGAGTACGGGAACGCGGCGGCGTTCGCCTTCGACGCGGACCTGTCGGTGCTGGCGCGCGAGGCGACACAGAACTCTCTGGACGAGCGCCACGACCCGCGCACCCCCGTGCGGGTCCACTACACGCTGCACGAACTCGACGGAGCCCCTCTCGACGCCTTCCTCGCGGCTCTGCGCTGGGACGCCCTCCTGCCCCACTACGAGGAGGCGGCGAAGGGAGACCGGAAGGTCTCGCGCAGTCTGCGCTCCGCCCTGGACGACCTGAGCCGGGAACGCAGGCTGCGCGTCCTGCGCGTCGACGACCACAACGCGGCCGGTCTCACCGGCGCGGAATACGGCGACGGCAGGTTCGCGGCGGTGGTCCGGCGCCAACTCGACAGCCACAAGGTGGCCGCCGGACGCGCGGGCGGGTCCTACGGGCTGGGCAAGGCCACCCTCTGGGCGACCAGTCGCCTCGGGCTCGTACTCGTCAACTCCACGCTGTCCGAACCCCACGAGGGCCGCACCGAGGGCCGCGTCATCGGACGCGTGGACCTGCCGTGGCACGAGGTCGACGGCGTGGCGTACGCCGGCCCGGCCTGGCTCGGGGAACCCGACACCGACCCGGAACACCGAGGGGTCTCCCGCTCCTGGTGGGCCGACGCCGACACCCTGCGCTCCCTGCACCTCGAACGCACCGGGGACAGCCCCGGCACGTCCTTCCTCATCGTCGGGGCCCACGACGCCTCCGGCGACACCGAGTCGCTCCAGGACATGCACGACAAAATCGTGCGGTCCCTGGCGAACGACTTCTGGGCGGCCATGATCGGCGGACGGTCCGCCGCCCCCCTGCTGGACGCCCGGGTCACCACGCTGCGCAACGGCGAGGTCTACCTGCCGGAACAACAGGTGGACCCGCACCACCACCATCCGGCCCTCTCCCGCGCCCTCCAGGCGTACCTGGACGGCGACACCGTCGAGGAGCTGACCACCGCCGGGCAGGTGGTACGGGCCGACGTGCCGCTGATCGTCACGCCCCTGAAGGACATCGGGCGCTCCCGGGACAAGGGCCGCGAGCATCTGGCGACGCTGCTGCTCACCCCCGCCGACGAGAACGACACCCATGTGAACCGGGTGGTGTGCATGCGCGGCAGCCGCATGACCATCACCGAGCTGCGGCCACGCGACCTGCCGCTGGGCACCCCCTCGTTCCAGGCCGTCCTCCTCGCCGGGTACGCGACCGGGCGCGACGGCGAGGACGTGGCTCTCGCCGAGGCGTTCCTGCGTGCCTCCGAACCACCGGAGCACGACCGTTGGGACCGGACGGAGGAGTTGACCACGACGTACCAACGGGGCGCCCCGACCCGGCTGAAGGAGTTCCGCGCGGCGATCGACAGGACCGTCCGCGACCTGGTCGGCAGGCGGGAGATCGCGCGGACGGGCGGACCGGCCGTCCTGCGCGAGTTGTTGCGGCTGGATTCCCCGGGGCAGGGCGGGGCGCGACGGACCCAGTCGTTCCCGACCGTCCGGAACGTGGACGCGCGGGTCGACGACCGCGGGGCGTGGCACGTCACCGTGCACCTGCGCCTGCCGGAGGCCGACGACCCGTGGGTGCTGGCGCCGGTCGCCAAGTTCGACGTGCGCTCCGGCGGCCGTCCGGCCGTCGAGTGGGAGATGCTGGTCGGCTCGGAGACCTGCCGCGCCGAGAACGGCACGATCGTCGTCGAACCCGGCGTGCGCGCGGCCGTCTTCAGCGCCGTGACCGACCCGACCACGCACCCCGTACGAGCCGGCTACGCCCGTCTGACGGTGGACGTGCCCAAGGCCCGCGGAGGTGCGGCGTGA
- a CDS encoding very short patch repair endonuclease, whose amino-acid sequence MRTVRTTARTRARMSRQKSRDTEVELTLRRALHAAGLRYRVHRRPLPGVRREADVLFSPAKVAVFVDGCFWHGCPTHATWPKNNAEFWRTKIEGNRRRDRDTDERLAAAGWLAVRVWEHEDPIQAADRVREIVTERRAERELARANRRSGAAASPPA is encoded by the coding sequence GTGCGGACGGTGAGGACCACCGCGCGGACCCGGGCGCGGATGAGCAGGCAGAAGAGCCGTGACACGGAGGTCGAACTCACCCTGCGGCGGGCGCTGCACGCGGCGGGACTGCGCTACCGGGTCCATCGACGGCCGCTGCCGGGCGTGCGGCGGGAGGCGGACGTGCTGTTCAGTCCCGCCAAGGTCGCCGTCTTCGTGGACGGTTGCTTCTGGCACGGGTGCCCGACACACGCGACCTGGCCGAAGAACAACGCGGAGTTCTGGCGCACGAAGATCGAGGGGAACCGGCGCCGCGACCGCGACACCGACGAACGACTGGCGGCCGCCGGCTGGTTGGCGGTACGCGTGTGGGAGCACGAGGACCCGATCCAGGCCGCCGATCGGGTGAGGGAGATCGTGACGGAGCGCCGCGCGGAGCGCGAACTCGCCAGGGCGAACCGCCGTTCCGGGGCCGCCGCCTCCCCGCCGGCGTGA
- a CDS encoding DUF6412 domain-containing protein, translating into MNRVRSLPRPLLALLFVLLPVALVDAGPLSLAVGLAATAAAGAALAACALAAARRAPVVAPTRVRTALRDRDRRTAFLPQRDPDAPGRRRPRAPGRALPATAA; encoded by the coding sequence GTGAACCGGGTACGGTCGCTTCCGCGGCCCCTGCTCGCGCTGCTCTTCGTGCTGCTGCCCGTCGCCCTCGTCGACGCCGGTCCGCTCTCCCTCGCCGTCGGACTCGCCGCCACCGCGGCGGCCGGTGCCGCGCTCGCCGCGTGTGCCCTCGCCGCCGCCCGCCGCGCGCCCGTCGTGGCCCCCACCCGGGTGCGCACCGCCCTCCGCGACCGGGACCGCCGTACGGCCTTCCTGCCCCAGCGCGATCCCGACGCCCCGGGCCGCCGACGGCCCCGGGCACCCGGGCGTGCCCTCCCGGCGACCGCCGCGTAG
- a CDS encoding YidC/Oxa1 family membrane protein insertase, which yields MSVFADLVGRLADLLQPLFGASAAAAAIVLFTALVRLLVHPLSRAAARGQKARTALAPRIAQLRRRHGKDPERFRRAVMELHAAEKVSPLSGCLPSLFQLPAFFLLYHLFSSTSVGGRPNGLLGHRLVDAPLGGRLADALSGGAGPGAVLVYGVLLAVVAVVAAFGHRLARRAAADRPAPLADEGERVPGLGAVARVASFTPYLTLVTVAVVPLAAALYVVTSTAWSTVERAVLHR from the coding sequence ATGTCCGTTTTCGCCGATCTGGTCGGCCGCCTCGCCGACCTGCTCCAGCCGCTGTTCGGCGCGTCCGCCGCGGCCGCCGCCATCGTCCTGTTCACCGCCCTGGTACGCCTCCTCGTCCACCCGCTGTCCCGCGCCGCCGCCCGCGGCCAGAAGGCGCGCACCGCGCTGGCCCCGCGGATCGCCCAACTGCGCCGCAGGCACGGGAAGGACCCGGAGCGGTTCCGGCGGGCCGTCATGGAACTCCACGCAGCGGAGAAGGTCTCCCCGCTCTCCGGCTGCCTGCCGAGCCTCTTCCAGCTCCCCGCCTTCTTCCTGCTCTACCACCTCTTCTCCAGCACCTCCGTCGGCGGCCGGCCCAACGGCCTCCTCGGCCACCGGCTCGTCGACGCCCCGCTCGGCGGCCGTCTCGCCGACGCCCTCTCCGGCGGCGCGGGCCCCGGTGCCGTCCTGGTGTACGGGGTGCTGCTGGCCGTCGTGGCGGTCGTCGCCGCCTTCGGCCACCGGCTCGCCCGGCGCGCGGCGGCGGACCGGCCGGCGCCGCTCGCGGACGAGGGGGAGCGGGTGCCGGGGCTGGGCGCGGTCGCCAGGGTGGCGTCGTTCACGCCGTATCTCACGCTCGTCACCGTCGCCGTGGTGCCGCTCGCCGCTGCCCTGTACGTCGTCACCAGCACGGCGTGGAGCACCGTCGAACGGGCCGTCCTGCACCGGTGA
- a CDS encoding fumarylacetoacetate hydrolase family protein: MKLLRVGTAGAERPALRDADGALRDLSGLVPDIDGALLADTAALDRVRAAADAGRLPVLDPAGLRVGPPVARIGKVVCIGLNYHDHARETGAATPAEPVVFLKAPDTVVGPYDPVLVPRGSVKTDWEVELAVVIGRTARYLESAREGLACVAGYAVAHDVSEREFQMERGGTWDKGKNCETFNPLGPWLVTADEVPDPQRLPLRLWVNGVLRQDGTTADQIFPVGEVVRSLSRFMTLYPGDVVNTGTPAGVAMGQPEPKPYLRAGDVVELEIEGVGRQRQEMRPA; encoded by the coding sequence ATGAAGCTGCTGCGAGTCGGTACGGCGGGAGCGGAGCGTCCGGCACTGCGCGACGCCGACGGGGCCCTGCGCGACCTGTCGGGCCTCGTGCCCGACATCGACGGCGCGCTGCTCGCCGACACCGCCGCGCTCGACCGCGTACGGGCCGCCGCCGACGCCGGCCGGCTGCCCGTCCTCGATCCGGCCGGGCTGCGCGTCGGGCCGCCGGTGGCGCGCATCGGCAAGGTCGTCTGCATCGGGCTCAACTACCACGACCACGCCCGCGAGACCGGGGCCGCGACGCCCGCCGAGCCGGTCGTCTTCCTCAAGGCGCCGGACACGGTGGTCGGCCCGTACGACCCGGTGCTCGTGCCGCGCGGCTCGGTGAAGACCGACTGGGAGGTGGAACTGGCGGTCGTCATCGGGCGTACGGCGCGGTACCTGGAGTCGGCGCGGGAAGGGCTGGCGTGCGTCGCCGGGTACGCCGTCGCGCACGACGTGTCGGAGCGGGAGTTCCAGATGGAGCGGGGCGGCACCTGGGACAAGGGCAAGAACTGCGAGACGTTCAACCCGCTCGGGCCCTGGCTGGTCACCGCCGACGAGGTGCCCGACCCGCAGCGGCTGCCGCTGCGGCTGTGGGTGAACGGGGTGCTGCGGCAGGACGGCACGACCGCCGACCAGATCTTCCCGGTCGGCGAAGTCGTCCGCTCCCTCAGCCGGTTCATGACGCTGTACCCCGGTGACGTCGTCAACACCGGGACCCCGGCGGGGGTGGCGATGGGGCAGCCCGAGCCGAAGCCGTATCTGCGGGCGGGGGATGTGGTCGAGCTGGAGATCGAGGGGGTGGGGAGGCAGCGGCAGGAGATGCGCCCCGCGTAG
- a CDS encoding LLM class F420-dependent oxidoreductase encodes MSDTRSALRKSVGRYGVWSTGLRSEDPAGRARRAEAAAELERLGFGALWLGGNSAARHAAPLIEATSRIVVGTSIQSVWEHTAAEAAAGFAELEVAHPGRFVLGLGVSHGPRVAGYRRPYAAMTGYLDHLDRAGLRADHRVLAALGPRMLELARDRAGGAIPYLVTPEHTARARETLGEGPLLAPEFKVVLDADPASARTTARACLARYLELPNYTRNFLRLGFTEEDVAGGGSDRLVDALFAWGDEDTIRRRITAFHEAGADHVALQVVQPAPDALPRPAWQTLAALLA; translated from the coding sequence ATGAGCGACACGAGGAGCGCGCTGAGGAAATCCGTCGGACGCTACGGCGTCTGGAGCACCGGACTGCGCTCCGAGGACCCCGCGGGACGCGCCCGACGGGCGGAGGCGGCGGCCGAGCTGGAACGGCTCGGGTTCGGCGCGCTGTGGCTCGGCGGCAACAGCGCCGCCCGGCACGCCGCCCCGCTGATCGAGGCGACCTCGCGGATCGTGGTCGGCACGAGCATCCAGAGCGTCTGGGAGCACACGGCCGCCGAGGCCGCCGCCGGCTTCGCGGAGCTGGAGGTGGCGCACCCCGGGCGCTTCGTGCTGGGGCTCGGGGTGAGCCACGGTCCGCGCGTCGCGGGGTACCGGCGTCCGTACGCGGCGATGACCGGGTACCTCGACCACCTGGACCGGGCGGGGCTGCGGGCGGACCACCGGGTGCTGGCGGCGCTGGGCCCGAGGATGCTGGAGCTGGCCCGGGACCGGGCGGGGGGCGCAATCCCGTACCTGGTCACGCCGGAGCACACGGCGCGGGCCCGCGAGACGCTGGGCGAGGGGCCGCTGCTGGCCCCGGAGTTCAAGGTGGTCCTCGACGCGGACCCGGCGAGCGCCCGGACGACGGCCCGCGCCTGCCTCGCCCGCTATCTCGAACTGCCCAACTACACCCGGAACTTCCTGCGCCTCGGCTTCACGGAGGAGGACGTCGCGGGCGGGGGCAGCGACCGCCTGGTCGACGCTCTGTTCGCCTGGGGGGACGAGGACACGATCCGCCGCCGGATCACCGCCTTCCACGAGGCCGGCGCCGACCACGTGGCCCTCCAGGTGGTCCAGCCCGCCCCCGACGCCCTCCCCCGCCCCGCCTGGCAGACCCTCGCCGCCCTCCTCGCCTGA